A single genomic interval of Spinacia oleracea cultivar Varoflay chromosome 6, BTI_SOV_V1, whole genome shotgun sequence harbors:
- the LOC110788842 gene encoding cysteine-tryptophan domain-containing zinc finger protein 3: protein MISLGRKGFEHRFSSNNNNKTEMEEETELEEGEACSYHEDDDDTTIDPDVSLSYIDEKIQNVLGHFKKDFEGVVSAESLGAKYGIYGSFLPAHRRSPVGSQSRSPPRVQNHITPQSPNTLQTEGGHHNSLAPANAPYSIKHGSASAGSASSFAHKLPPQNDLCRQNGKTKLIQTSEECIPKSEVRDQKTLKVRIKVGSDNLSVKKNAAIYSGLGLDGSPTSSLGDSPMESEGLSCRLSFDGFESPTRILQMMTSSLLFGGCFLSPLPDHLLCLSEKPKHLQDLINEPSFKEKPKTSVTAHPTIPVKDKKAFSGENNMRLLDKKGLSSQGKRDGKDDNTDFDSQLKETEVDVISCEELVSSALKLPLLSNVPDNMRGSPAASLKETVFSDASEREPFERVSLHVSLGEKSTGKTTYAGNSLNNKAAEVRNDMVIDSEKVGDGKSETVDSTANVGIGSSKFRKAPKIGLIDPVNQGTNRSTSRDEVMVVSREKEQFSPGGEKKPKKSQVHGSATGKIAVEVNEDSAPVLKDMKFSDAEKNVCRIEVRKDSGKGMGQYADFFGEMNELDGDVMDSPDVPSGEILKISEVVDKTSLAYENTSKERTNSLDTRKGRTSGEKLKGYSNIDPVPENGRPSISEQVPISNDANVDWVGCDKCQKWRVFPPGFKPDNLPDYWDCSMMNWLPDMNRCSASEEETNNFHVPPPGMTSADILSSGRITGKVRRTPKSSFQNSPKKPPNSIKKKQQSAKENSLKVGTNSCLVNGLDLQQQTKSGDIYPDTGQQKKIEKHRRDCYSDGGHAKIPKTKSKRESDHEFPGTSKKSKSRSMQSGDNDWVASHDQGGETLGVSSGYGLGAGTAGKDQVSNSRICVSRNLKDDIGNIPPDYVGKSKSQVEDLPVVGSGHVSKSSSGNRKRKADKFKDPPNSTPSSGKLRDDNDKSSRKRHRTSKSEGKESSVSKRNGKADKKSKSIPHHRLDTTESMQKDPLCVNPVVAATSSSSKISGSLKVKSKFHEVKGSPVESVSSSPLRIPHSDKLISGSKVIGGNDNVHDAPKLATSSPTRCSAVDHDSSADPSGAIRKDAIATGTLHGMSNLQDKSKGGLHLTNNGNSCIEKTNLDNGFPLEAQASYKGVNDTARGELHVDANVSSSGKSWKDSPSLSKDKNQTLKSNSGRGKVKMAESYDNSLNHKPVHEEKEQDRKVKVDEKCGSNTDKSMSSTVFHNKEPSFPKSEGRQEYDERRSSKKFDVEKSEDLVPTSAKEKPRHLPRSDGEKNEMTNKASTSASDARLDGLPSEPKLNKKADNQNGTHISSKHSISNGHRIKNQDAPSPLRRDSSSQAASSAIKEARNLKHLADRLKSSGSTESIAMYFEAALKFLHGASLLESGKTENIKHADIVQSKQIYSSTAKLCQFCAHEFERMKDMAAAALAYKCVEVAYMRVVYSSHNTASRDRNELQTALQMVPPGESPSSSASDIDNLNNNANGDKAAQARSSGSPQLAANLVITARNRPNFSRLLTFAQDVNSAMEACRKSHIAFAAANVSMGQADLKEGITSIKRALDFNFNDVSGLLRLVRLAKESISR from the exons GATGAGAAAATTCAAAATGTACTGGGGCACTTTAAGAAAGATTTTGAAGGTGTTGTTTCAGCCGAGAGTCTGG GGGCAAAATATGGTATATACGGTTCATTCTTGCCAGCTCATCGCCGATCACCTGTTGGGTCTCAATCTAGAAGTCCACCTAGAGTTCAAAACCATATTACTCCCCAGTCTCCAAATACATTACAAACGGAG GGTGGTCACCATAATTCTCTTGCTCCGGCCAACGCCCCGTATTCAATAAAACATGGATCTGCTTCTGCTGGTTCTGCTTCATCTTTTGCTCACAAGCTACCACCCCAAAATGACCTATGTAGACAAAATGGAAAGACAAAATTAATTCAGACGTCGGAAGAGTGTATACCTAAATCTGAAGTTCGTGATCAGAAAACACTGAAAGTTCGAATTAAAGTGGGTTCTGATAATTTGTCAGTGAAGAAAAATGCTGCAATCTACAGTGGTCTTGGCCTTGATGGGTCTCCAACTTCATCACTTGGTGACAGCCCAATGGAAAGTGAAGGGCTGTCTTGCAGACTGTCATTTGATGGTTTTGAGTCCCCAACAAGAATTCTTCAA ATGATGACGTCCTCTCTGCTATTTGGAGGTTGCTTCTTGTCTCCTCTTCCAGACCACCTGTTGTGTTTGAGTGAAAAACCAAAACACTTGCAAGATCTAATAAATGAGCCTTCCTTCAAGGAAAAACCAAAAACTTCTGTCACAGCGCATCCTACTATTCCAGTCAAAGATAAGAAGGCATTTTCTGGTGAGAACAACATGAGGTTGTTAGATAAAAAAGGGTTGTCTTCGCAAGGTAAGAGAGATGGTAAGGACGACAATACTGATTTTGATTCCCAATTGAAGGAGACAGAAGTCGATGTTATATCTTGTGAGGAGCTTGTTTCTAGTGCGTTGAAGCTTCCCCTTTTATCTAATGTTCCCGATAACATGAGGGGCTCCCCAGCAGCTTCACTGAAGGAAACGGTTTTCAGTGATGCATCAGAAAGGGAGCCTTTTGAACGAGTTTCTCTCCATGTTAGCTTAGGTGAGAAGTCGACTGGGAAGACAACTTATGCTGGCAATAGCTTGAACAACAAAGCTGCTGAAGTCCGGAACGATATGGTGATTGATTCAGAAAAAGTTGGTGATGGAAAAAGTGAAACAGTTGACAGTACTGCTAATGTCGGGATTGGCTCTTCCAAGTTTAGAAAGGCTCCAAAAATTGGACTGATAGATCCTGTGAATCAGGGGACCAACAGATCCACTTCTCGTGATGAGGTCATGGTTGTATCTCGTGAGAAAGAACAGTTCTCGCCGGGGGGTGAgaaaaaaccaaagaaaagtCAAGTTCATGGCTCTGCTACTGGAAAAATAGCTGTGGAAGTTAACGAAGATAGTGCTCCGGTATTGAAAGACATGAAGTTTTCTGATGCTGAGAAAAATGTTTGTAGAATTGAAGTGCGAAAGGATTCTGGAAAAGGCATGGGTCAATATGCTGATTTCTTTGGGGAGATGAATGAGTTAGACGGTGATGTAATGGATTCCCCAGATGTGCCTTCTGGAgagattttgaagatttctgaGGTTGTTGACAAGACCTCCTTAGCTTATGAGAACACTTCCAAGGAAAGGACAAACTCCTTGGATACACGCAAGGGAAGAACTTCAGGGGAGAAACTTAAAGGGTACTCTAACATTGATCCTGTGCCAGAGAATGGCCGACCTAGTATATCTGAGCAAGTCCCTATTAGCAATGATGCAAATGTTGATTGGGTTGGCTGTGACAAATGTCAGAAATGGCGAGTTTTTCCTCCTGGCTTCAAACCTGACAACCTTCCTGATTATTGGGACTGCAGCATGATGAACTGGCT GCCTGATATGAACCGTTGCAGCGCTAGTGAGGAGGAAACCAACAATTTCCATGTCCCTCCCCCTGGCATGACTTCAGCTGATATTTTGAGCTCTGGGAGAATCACTGGTAAAGTAAGAAGAACACCAAAGTCATCCTTCCAGAACTCTCCCAAAAAGCCTCCAAACTCCATAAAGAAGAAGCAACAGTCAGCAAAAGAAAATAGCTTGAAAGTGGGAACAAATTCTTGCCTAGTGAACGGACTAGACCTGCAGCAACAAACTAAGTCTGGTGATATATATCCAGATACAGGTCAACAGAAGAAAATAGAGAAACACAGAAGAGATTGTTACTCTGATGGAG GTCATGCAAAGATCCCCAAAACAAAAAGTAAACGGGAATCTGATCATGAGTTCCCGGGCACTTCTAAGAAAAGCAAGTCACGAAGCATGCAAAGTGGGGATAATGATTGGGTAGCTTCCCATGATCAAGGTGGTGAGACTTTGGGTGTTAGCTCAGGCTATGGGCTGGGGGCTGGTACCGCTGGAAAGGATCAGGTGTCTAACTCAAGGATCTGTGTTTCTCGGAATCTGAAGGATGACATAGGTAACATCCCTCCAGATTATGTTGGGAAATCAAAATCCCAAGTTGAGGACCTCCCGGTGGTTGGTTCTGGCCATGTCAGCAAGTCTAGTAGTGGAAATAGGAAGAGAAAAGCTGATAAGTTTAAGGATCCTCCAAATTCTACTCCATCATCTGGCAAATTAAGGGATGATAATGATAAATCTAGCAGGAAAAGGCATAGGACATCCAAGTCTGAGGGAAAAGAATCCAGTGTAAGTAAAAGAAATGGTAAAGCAGACAAGAAAAGTAAAAGTATTCCACACCACAGATTGGATACTACTGAGTCTATGCAAAAAGATCCATTATGTGTAAATCCTGTTGTGGCAGCTACATCAAGCTCTTCGAAAATTTCTGGATCCCTTAAAGTCAAATCAAAGTTCCATGAAGTAAAAGGTTCACCTGTTGAATCAGTTTCATCTTCTCCCTTGAGAATTCCACATTCAGATAAACTCATATCTGGGTCTAAAGTAATAGGGGGGAACGATAATGTCCACGATGCTCCAAAATTGGCAACAAGCAGTCCTACAAGGTGCTCTGCTGTTGATCATGATAGCAGCGCTGATCCATCTGGGGCTATAAGGAAGGATGCAATTGCAACTGGAACACTTCATGGTATGAGTAACTTGCAAGACAAAAGTAAAGGAGGTTTACATCTGACTAACAATGGTAACAGCTGCATAGAGAAAACGAACCTGGATAATGGGTTCCCCTTGGAAGCGCAGGCTTCATATAAAGGTGTGAACGATACAGCTAGAGGTGAACTTCATGTTGATGCCAATGTGTCCAGCTCAGGAAAATCTTGGAAGGATTCTCCTTCGCTCTCCAAGGATAAGAATCAAACTTTGAAATCTAATTCTGGGAGGGGCAAAGTAAAGATGGCTGAATCTTATGACAACTCACTGAATCATAAACCCGTTCATGAAGAGAAAGAACAAGACAGGAAAGTAAAAGTTGATGAGAAATGTGGGTCAAATACTGATAAAAGTATGAGTAGTACGGTATTTCACAATAAAGAACCCTCTTTCCCAAAGTCTGAAGGGAGACAGGAATATGATGAGAGAAGATCTTCAAAGAAATTTGATGTGGAAAAATCTGAGGACTTGGTACCAACATCTGCAAAAGAGAAGCCCCGGCATTTACCGCGGTCTGATGGTGAGAAAAATGAGATGACAAATAAGGCCAGTACTTCAGCCAGTGATGCTCGTCTAGATGGTCTTCCTAGCGAGCCCAAACTAAATAAGAAAGCCGATAACCAGAATGGAACTCATATTTCATCCAAGCATTCAATATCTAATGGGCACAGGATCAAGAATCAGGATGCTCCAAGTCCTCTGAGAAGAGATTCCTCTAGTCAAGCCGCAAGCAGTGCTATTAAAGAAGCTAGAAACCTCAAACACTTAGCTGATCGTTTAAAG AGTTCCGGTTCAACAGAGAGTATAGCAATGTACTTTGAAGCTGCACTGAAGTTTCTTCATGGAGCCTCCCTACTGGAATCTGGAAAAACTGAGAACATCAAACATGCAGATATTGTTCAATCTAAGCAAATCTATAGTAGTACTGCAAAGCTTTGCCA GTTTTGTGCCCATGAATTTGAGAGGATGAAAGACATGGCTGCTGCTGCACTGGCATACAAATGTGTGGAAGTGGCATATATGAGGGTAGTTTATTCATCACATAATACTGCAAGCAGAGATAGGAATGAATTGCAGACTGCTCTGCAGATGGTTCCTCCAG GAGAGTCGCCTTCTTCATCTGCCTCGGATATTGATAACTTAAACAACAATGCAAATGGGGACAAGGCTGCTCAAGCCAGAAGTAGTGGCTCACCTCAACTTGCTGCAAACCTTGTCATTACAGCCAGGAACCGTCCAAACTTTTCTAGGCTTCTCACTTTT GCTCAGGATGTAAATTCTGCAATGGAAGCTTGTAGAAAATCACATATTGCTTTTGCAGCTGCTAATGTTAGTATGGGTCAGGCAGATTTAAAAGAGGGAATCACTTCCATTAAGAGAGCTCTGGATTTCAACTTCAATGATGTGAGTGGACTATTGCGTCTGGTACGGCTTGCAAAGGAATCAATTAGCCGTTAA
- the LOC110788845 gene encoding mannose/glucose-specific lectin-like, translating to MAQQVAQKHMVEQYGPYGSQCPENYSFKLQEGETIKEVIVRYGYIVDAIGFVVAKPCGGTYTKMFGGNDCRAKESRIALKCGEKITQISGTYGNYKYQNNQCTIATLKIHTNLCPTGYGPYGQGNGVDCPRAFASPCPIDGPVVGVFGRHNNYLESVGIFVQKKDCPCA from the exons ATGGCTCAACAAGTCGCCCAG AAGCATATGGTTGAACAATACGGACCTTATGGTTCTCAATGTCCAGAAAACTACAGCTTTAAACTTCAAGAAGGTGAAACTATCAAGGAAGTCATCGTAAGATATGGCTACATTGTTGATGCTATTGGCTTCGTCGTAGCCAAGCCTTGTGGAGGTACCTACACCAAGATGTTTGGTGGCAACGATTGTCGTGCCAAGGAGTCAAGG ATTGCACTCAAGTGTGGTGAAAAGATAACTCAGATTTCCGGCACATACGGAAACTACAAGTACCAGAACAATCAATGCACTATTGCTACGTTGAAGATCCACACCAACTTATGCCCAACTGGTTATGGACCATATGGACAAGGAAATGGAGTCGATTGCCCACGTGCTTTTGCATCGCCATGCCCAATTGATGGCCCTGTTGTTGGAGTGTTTGGAAGGCACAACAACTACCTCGAGTCTGTTGGGATTTTCGTCCAGAAGAAG GATTGCCCATGCGCTTAA
- the LOC110788844 gene encoding mannose/glucose-specific lectin, whose product MAHLLCIKKKAMEVIFQKSQMVEQYGPYGSQCPENYSFKLQEGESIKEVIIRHGYIVDAIGFVVAKPCGGTYTKMFGGSCGNQSKIVLKCGEKITQISGTYGNYKYQNNQCSIATLKIHTNLCPSGYGPYGQGKGVDCPRAFASPCPLDGPVVGVFGRHNNYLESVGIFVKKTDCPCA is encoded by the exons ATGGCTCACCTGCTTTGCATCAAAAAGAAGGCAATGGAAGTGATCTTCCAG AAGTCGCAGATGGTTGAACAGTACGGACCTTACGGTTCTCAGTGTCCCGAAAACTACAGCTTTAAACTTCAAGAAGGTGAAAGTATCAAGGAAGTCATCATAAGGCATGGCTACATTGTTGATGCTATTGGCTTTGTTGTCGCTAAGCCTTGTGGAGGTACCTACACCAAGATGTTTGGTGGCAGCTGTGGGAATCAATCCAAG ATTGTACTCAAGTGTGGTGAAAAGATAACCCAAATTTCCGGCACATACGGAAACTACAAGTACCAGAACAACCAATGCTCCATCGCTACATTGAAAATCCACACCAACTTATGCCCATCTGGATATGGACCATATGGACAAGGAAAGGGAGTTGATTGCCCACGTGCTTTTGCATCGCCATGCCCACTTGACGGCCCTGTTGTTGGAGTGTTTGGAAGGCACAACAACTACCTCGAGTCTGTTGGGATTTTTGTCAAGAAGACG GATTGCCCATGCGCTTAA
- the LOC110788843 gene encoding mannose/glucose-specific lectin-like has product MCINRHPPQPTTSLRTYYYYLLSNFRVHQSTSLSNKMAQQVAQKHMVEQYGPYGSQCPENYSFKLQEGESIKEVIVRYGYIVDAIGFVVAKPCGGTYTKMFGGNDCRAKESRIVLKCGEKITKISGVYGNYKYQDNQCTIASIKFHTNLCPPGYGPYGQVDGVECPRTFTSPCSLDGPIVGVFGRHNNYLESVGIFVQKKDCPCA; this is encoded by the exons ATGTGTATAAATAGACATCCTCCTCAACCAACAACATCACTGCGAACTTACTACTACTATCTACTTAGTAATTTCCGAGTTCATCAGTCTACCTCACTAAGCAACAAAATGGCTCAACAAGTCGCCCAG AAGCATATGGTTGAACAATACGGACCTTATGGTTCTCAATGTCCCGAAAACTACAGCTTTAAACTTCAAGAAGGTGAAAGTATCAAGGAAGTCATCGTAAGATATGGCTACATTGTCGATGCTATTGGCTTCGTCGTTGCTAAGCCTTGTGGAGGTACCTACACCAAGATGTTTGGTGGCAACGATTGTCGTGCCAAGGAGTCAAGG ATTGTACTCAAGTGTGGTGAAAAGATTACCAAGATTTCTGGCGTCTACGGAAATTACAAGTACCAGGACAATCAGTGCACTATTGCCTCAATTAAGTTCCACACCAACTTATGCCCACCTGGATATGGACCATATGGACAAGTAGACGGAGTCGAATGCCCACGTACTTTCACATCACCATGCTCACTTGATGGCCCTATTGTTGGAGTGTTTGGAAGGCACAACAACTACCTTGAGTCTGTTGGAATTTTCGTCCAGAAGAAG GATTGCCCATGCGCTTAA
- the LOC110788860 gene encoding uncharacterized protein gives MSNLTKLEIVALDITGKNYLSWVLDAEIHLDAKGLGETIKEGNKTTCQDKAKAMIFLRHHLHEGLKTEYLTIKDPQILWSNLKERYDHQKTVILPKARYDWLHLRLQDFKSVSEYNSAMFKITSQLKLCGEKITDADMLEKTYSTFHANNVVLQTQYREKGFKKYSELISCLLVAEQNNELLMKNHEARPTGSTPFPEANVTSHSGKISKNKDHASTSGRGRGQWRGCGRGRDFGGYGRGRGGYYKSSHSHQKWDRKDGKGEKGKSDNVTSVCYRCGGKGHWSRVCRTLKHLVDLYQSSLKKKGKNVETNLVFEDGEGDFESGDTTHLEVADFFTSPEGNN, from the coding sequence ATGTCGAACCTAACAAAACTTGAGATTGTGGCCCTTGATATTACTGGAAAAAACTATTTGTCATGGGTGTTAGATGCTGAAATACACCTTGATGCAAAAGGGCTTGGTGAAACAataaaagaaggaaataaaaCAACATGTCAAGATAAAGCTAAAGCTATGATATTTCTTCGCCATCACCTCCACGAGGGCCTTAAAACTGAGTATTTGACAATTAAAGACCCACAAATCCTTTGGAGCAATCTAAAGGAAAGGTATGACCACCAGAAAACTGTAATATTACCAAAAGCTCGTTATGATTGGTTGCATTTAAGATTACAGGATTTTAAATCCGTGAGTGAATATAATTCAGCCATGTTTAAAATTACTTCTCAATTGAAATTGTGTGGAGAGAAAATTACTGATGCAGATATGTTAGAAAAAACATACTCCACTTTTCATGCAAACAATGTTGTCCTGCAGACACAGTATCGAGAAAaaggttttaaaaaatattctgAATTGATATCTTGTCTTCTTGTGGCTGAACAAAATAATGAGCTGTTAATGAAAAATCATGAAGCACGCCCTACTGGCTCAACTCCATTCCCTGAAGCGAATGTGACATCCCATAGCGGGAAAATATCAAAGAATAAAGACCATGCCAGCACCAGTGGTCGTGGTCGTGGCCAATGGCGAGGCTGTGGGCGTGGACGTGATTTTGGTGGCTATGGTAGAGGTCGTGGAGGTTATTACAAGAGCTCACATTCCCACCAGAAGTGGGACCGCAAAGATGGTAAAGGTGAGAAAGGAAAAAGTGACAATGTGACTAGTGTTTGTTATCGTTGTGGAGGAAAAGGCCATTGGTCACGCGTATGTCGCACTCTAAAACACCTTGTTGACCTTTATCAATCATCATTGAAGAAGAAAGGAAAGAATGTTGAGACCAATCTTGTATTTGAAGATGGCGAAGGTGATTTTGAGTCTGGTGATACAACTCACCTAGAAGTTGCAGATTTCTTTACTTCCCCTGAAGGGAATAATTAA